The following are from one region of the Lacinutrix sp. Bg11-31 genome:
- a CDS encoding Lrp/AsnC family transcriptional regulator, which translates to MKVINQNIHIDGIDKKILRALMEDARTSILEIARQVGISGAAIHQRLKKLEKSGLIAGSKFIINPKVLGYTTMAYIGVYLDKAMSNPEAVKQLKKIPEVLECHYTTGNWSIFIKILCKDNEHLMHVLNKDIQSIEGVSRTETFISLNQQIDRQIKI; encoded by the coding sequence TTGAAAGTTATAAATCAAAACATACATATAGATGGTATCGATAAAAAGATACTTCGTGCTTTAATGGAAGATGCCAGAACATCTATTCTAGAAATTGCGAGACAAGTTGGTATTTCTGGAGCTGCAATACACCAACGTTTAAAAAAGTTAGAAAAATCTGGATTAATAGCAGGCTCAAAGTTTATTATAAACCCAAAAGTACTAGGCTATACTACTATGGCGTATATTGGTGTCTATCTAGACAAAGCAATGAGTAATCCCGAAGCTGTAAAACAGCTAAAAAAAATACCCGAAGTTTTAGAGTGCCATTATACCACAGGAAACTGGAGTATTTTTATTAAAATTCTCTGTAAAGACAATGAACACCTTATGCATGTTTTAAATAAAGACATTCAATCTATAGAAGGTGTATCGAGAACAGAAACTTTTATTTCTTTAAACCAACAAATTGATAGACAGATTAAGATATAA